The proteins below come from a single Streptomyces sp. M92 genomic window:
- a CDS encoding DNA gyrase/topoisomerase IV subunit A, with protein sequence MARRSTKTPPPDDSYEEKILDIDVVDEMQGSFLEYAYSVIYSRALPDARDGLKPVHRRIVYQMNEMGLRPERGYVKCARVVGEVMGKLHPHGDASIYDALVRMAQSFSMRVPLVDGHGNFGSLGNDDPPAAMRYTECRMADAAGLMTESIDEDTVDFGPNYDGQEQEPSALPAAFPNLLVNGASGIAVGMATNMPPHNLREVIAAARHLIRYPNADLDALMKHVPGPDLPTGGRIVGLPGIRGAYETGRGTFKIRATVSVETVTARRKGLVVTELPFAVGPEKVIAKIKDLVGSKKLQGIADVKDLTDREHGLRLVIEIKNGFVPEAVLEQLYKLTPMEESFGINNVALVDGQPLTLGLKELLEVYLDHRFDVVRRRSEFRRGKRRDRLHLVEGLLVALVDIDEVIRLIRSSENSAEAKQRLMERFSLSEVQTQYILDTPLRRLTKYDRIELEAEKDRLNAEIEELTRILDSDAELRKLVSAELAAVAKKFGTDRRTVLLESSGAPVAAVPLQVADDPCRVLLSSTGLLARTVNDEPLVTDAKAKRVKHDLIVSAVPATARGEVGVVTSGGRLLRVNVVDLPQLPESMPTPNLSGGAPLAEFVSLEDDETVVCLTTLDESSPGLALGTEQGVVKRVVPDYPSHKDELEVISLREGDRIVGGVELRTGEEDLVFITDDAQLLRYQASQVRPQGRPAGGVAGIKLAEGVKVISFSAVDPAADAVVFTVAGSRGTLDDSVQTTAKLTPFDQYPRKGRATGGVRCQRFLKGEDCLAFAWAGAVPALAAQKNGSPAQLPDIDPRRDGSGVSLPKTVAVVTGPA encoded by the coding sequence ATGGCCCGCCGTAGTACGAAGACCCCGCCGCCCGACGACTCGTACGAGGAGAAGATCCTCGACATCGACGTCGTCGACGAGATGCAGGGCTCCTTCCTCGAGTACGCGTACTCGGTCATCTACTCCCGTGCGCTGCCGGACGCCCGGGACGGCCTCAAGCCCGTGCACCGCCGCATCGTCTACCAGATGAACGAGATGGGCCTCAGGCCCGAGCGCGGTTACGTGAAGTGCGCCCGCGTCGTCGGCGAGGTCATGGGCAAGCTGCACCCGCACGGCGACGCGTCGATCTACGACGCCCTGGTGCGCATGGCCCAGTCCTTCTCGATGCGCGTGCCCCTGGTGGACGGCCACGGCAACTTCGGCTCGCTGGGCAACGACGACCCGCCGGCCGCCATGCGGTACACCGAGTGCCGGATGGCCGATGCCGCCGGCCTGATGACGGAGTCCATCGACGAGGACACCGTCGACTTCGGCCCGAACTACGACGGCCAGGAGCAGGAGCCGTCGGCGCTGCCCGCCGCCTTCCCCAACCTGCTGGTCAACGGCGCCTCCGGCATCGCGGTCGGCATGGCCACCAACATGCCGCCGCACAACCTGCGCGAGGTCATCGCGGCGGCCCGGCACCTCATCCGGTACCCGAACGCCGATCTGGACGCGCTGATGAAGCACGTGCCGGGCCCCGACCTGCCCACCGGCGGCCGGATCGTCGGGCTGCCCGGCATCCGGGGCGCCTACGAGACCGGCCGCGGCACGTTCAAGATCCGCGCGACGGTGTCCGTGGAGACCGTCACGGCCCGCCGCAAGGGCCTGGTCGTCACCGAGCTGCCCTTCGCGGTCGGCCCCGAGAAGGTCATCGCGAAGATCAAGGACCTGGTCGGCTCGAAGAAGCTCCAGGGCATCGCGGACGTCAAGGACCTCACCGACCGCGAGCACGGGCTGCGCCTGGTCATCGAGATCAAGAACGGCTTCGTGCCCGAGGCGGTCCTCGAACAGCTCTACAAGCTGACGCCGATGGAGGAGTCCTTCGGCATCAACAACGTCGCCCTCGTGGACGGCCAGCCCCTCACCCTGGGCCTCAAGGAGCTGCTGGAGGTCTACCTCGACCACCGCTTCGACGTCGTACGGCGCCGCAGCGAGTTCCGCCGCGGCAAGCGCCGGGACCGCCTGCACCTGGTCGAGGGCCTGCTCGTCGCGCTGGTGGACATCGACGAGGTCATCCGCCTCATCCGCTCCAGCGAGAACTCCGCCGAGGCCAAGCAGCGCCTGATGGAGCGCTTCTCGCTGAGCGAGGTCCAGACCCAGTACATCCTGGACACACCGCTGCGCCGGCTCACCAAGTACGACCGCATCGAGCTGGAGGCCGAGAAGGACCGGCTCAACGCGGAGATCGAGGAGCTGACCCGGATCCTCGACTCGGACGCGGAGCTGCGCAAGCTGGTCTCGGCCGAACTGGCCGCGGTCGCCAAGAAGTTCGGCACCGACCGCCGCACGGTCCTGCTGGAGTCCTCCGGAGCCCCCGTGGCCGCCGTTCCGCTGCAGGTGGCGGACGACCCGTGCCGGGTGCTGCTGTCCTCGACCGGCCTGCTCGCCCGGACGGTGAACGACGAGCCCCTGGTCACGGACGCCAAGGCCAAGCGGGTCAAGCACGACCTGATCGTCTCGGCGGTGCCGGCCACGGCCCGCGGCGAGGTGGGCGTGGTGACCTCCGGCGGGCGGCTGCTGCGGGTGAACGTGGTGGACCTGCCCCAGCTCCCCGAGTCCATGCCGACACCGAACCTCTCGGGCGGCGCGCCGCTCGCGGAGTTCGTGTCCCTGGAGGACGACGAGACGGTCGTCTGTCTGACCACCTTGGACGAGTCCTCGCCGGGGCTGGCGCTCGGCACGGAACAGGGCGTGGTCAAGCGGGTGGTGCCCGACTATCCGTCCCACAAGGACGAGCTGGAGGTCATCTCCCTCAGGGAGGGCGACCGGATCGTCGGTGGCGTCGAGCTGCGCACCGGCGAGGAGGACCTGGTCTTCATCACCGACGACGCGCAACTGCTGCGCTACCAGGCCTCCCAGGTCCGTCCGCAGGGCCGTCCGGCGGGCGGCGTGGCGGGCATCAAGCTCGCCGAGGGCGTCAAGGTCATCTCCTTCTCGGCGGTGGACCCGGCCGCGGACGCGGTGGTCTTCACGGTCGCCGGTTCGCGCGGCACGCTGGACGACTCCGTCCAGACGACGGCCAAGCTCACCCCCTTCGACCAGTACCCGCGCAAGGGCCGCGCCACCGGCGGCGTGCGCTGCCAGCGGTTCCTGAAGGGCGAGGACTGCCTGGC
- a CDS encoding M16 family metallopeptidase, translated as MPMGHTATAQADSGGLTATEHRLANGLRVVLSEDHLTPVAAVCLWYDVGSRHEVKGRTGLAHLFEHLMFQGSAQVKGNGHFELVQGAGGSLNGTTSFERTNYFETMPAHQLELALWLEADRMGSLLAALDDESMENQRDVVKNERRQRYDNVPYGTAFEKLTALAYPEGHPYHHTPIGSMADLDAATLEDARAFFRTYYAPNNAVLSVVGDIDPEQTLAWIEKYFGSIASHDGKQPPRDGSLPDVMGGQLREVVEEEVPARALMAAYRLPEDGTRACDAADLALTVLGGGESSRLYNRLVRRDRTAVAAGFGLLRLAGAPSLGWLDVKTSGDVEVPVIETAIDEELARFAEEGPTAEEMERAQAQLEREWLDRLGTVAGRADELCRYAVLFGDPQLALTAVQRVLEVTAEEVQEVAKARLRPDNRAVLVYEPTAPADETAADADDATDDNEEAAK; from the coding sequence ATGCCCATGGGTCACACGGCCACAGCCCAGGCAGACTCCGGCGGCCTGACAGCGACCGAGCACCGCCTGGCCAACGGCCTGCGCGTGGTGCTCTCCGAGGACCACCTGACCCCGGTCGCGGCGGTGTGCCTCTGGTACGACGTCGGCTCGCGCCACGAGGTCAAGGGACGTACCGGCCTGGCTCACCTTTTCGAGCACCTCATGTTCCAGGGCTCCGCCCAGGTCAAGGGCAACGGTCACTTCGAACTGGTGCAGGGCGCCGGCGGCTCGCTCAACGGCACCACCAGCTTCGAGCGCACCAACTACTTCGAGACCATGCCCGCCCACCAGCTGGAGCTCGCCCTCTGGCTGGAGGCCGACCGCATGGGCTCCCTGCTGGCCGCCCTGGACGACGAGTCCATGGAGAACCAGCGCGACGTCGTCAAGAACGAGCGCCGCCAGCGCTACGACAACGTCCCCTACGGCACCGCCTTCGAGAAGCTCACCGCCCTCGCCTACCCGGAGGGCCACCCCTACCACCACACACCGATCGGCTCGATGGCCGACCTGGACGCGGCGACCCTGGAGGACGCGCGGGCGTTCTTCCGCACCTACTACGCGCCGAACAACGCGGTGCTGTCCGTCGTCGGTGACATCGACCCCGAGCAGACGCTCGCCTGGATCGAGAAGTACTTCGGCTCCATCGCCTCGCACGACGGCAAGCAGCCCCCGCGGGACGGCTCGCTGCCGGACGTCATGGGCGGGCAGCTGCGCGAGGTCGTCGAGGAGGAGGTCCCGGCCCGAGCCCTGATGGCGGCCTACCGCCTGCCGGAGGACGGCACGCGCGCGTGCGACGCGGCCGACCTGGCCCTCACCGTCCTGGGCGGCGGCGAGTCCTCCCGCCTCTACAACCGGCTGGTGCGCCGCGACCGCACGGCCGTCGCCGCCGGGTTCGGCCTGCTGCGGCTCGCCGGAGCGCCCTCCCTGGGGTGGCTGGACGTGAAGACGTCCGGTGACGTCGAGGTGCCGGTCATCGAGACCGCCATCGACGAGGAGCTCGCCCGGTTCGCCGAGGAGGGCCCCACGGCCGAGGAGATGGAGCGCGCCCAGGCGCAGCTGGAGCGCGAGTGGCTGGACCGCCTGGGCACCGTCGCCGGCCGCGCCGACGAACTGTGCCGGTACGCCGTCCTGTTCGGCGACCCCCAACTCGCCCTCACCGCCGTGCAGCGGGTGCTCGAGGTGACGGCCGAGGAGGTCCAGGAGGTCGCCAAGGCCCGCCTGCGCCCCGACAACCGCGCGGTGCTCGTCTATGAGCCCACCGCCCCCGCCGACGAGACCGCCGCCGACGCGGACGACGCCACCGACGACAACGAGGAGGCGGCCAAGTGA
- a CDS encoding M16 family metallopeptidase — translation MTELATMDFHPQPQGGEPKPWAFPAPERGSLDNGLTVLHCHRPGQQVVAVEVLLDAPLDAEPAGLDGVATIMARAFSEGTDKHSAEEFAAELERCGATLDAHADHPGVRLSLEVPASRLAKALGLLADALRAPAFADGEVERLVRNRLDEIPHELANPARRAAKELSKELFPAGSRVSRPRQGTEETVANVDSAAVRAFYEKHVRPATATAVVVGDLTGVDLGALLGDTLGAWTGSAAEPRPVPPVTADDRGRVVIVDRPGAVQTQLLIGRTGADRHDRVWPAQVLGTYCLGGTLTSRLDRVLREEKGYTYGVRAFGQVLLSAPDGTGAAMLAISGSVDTPNTGPALQDLWTVLRTLAEGGLTDAERDVAVQNLVGVAPLKYETAAAVASTLADQVEQHLPDDYQAALYRQLAATGTVEATAAVVNAFPVDRLVTVLVGDAAQIKAPVEALGIGEVTVVPAE, via the coding sequence GTGACCGAGCTCGCCACCATGGACTTCCACCCCCAGCCGCAGGGCGGCGAGCCCAAGCCGTGGGCGTTCCCCGCCCCTGAGCGCGGCAGCCTCGACAACGGCCTCACCGTGCTGCACTGCCACCGGCCCGGCCAGCAGGTCGTCGCCGTGGAGGTGCTCCTCGACGCGCCCCTGGACGCCGAGCCCGCCGGACTCGACGGCGTCGCCACCATCATGGCGCGCGCCTTCTCGGAGGGCACCGACAAGCACTCCGCCGAGGAGTTCGCCGCCGAGCTGGAGCGCTGCGGCGCCACCCTCGACGCGCACGCCGACCACCCCGGCGTCCGGCTGAGCCTGGAGGTGCCCGCTTCGCGCCTCGCCAAGGCGCTCGGCCTGCTCGCCGACGCCCTCAGGGCGCCCGCGTTCGCGGACGGCGAAGTCGAACGCCTGGTCCGCAACCGGCTCGACGAGATCCCGCACGAGCTGGCCAACCCGGCCCGCCGCGCGGCCAAGGAGCTCTCCAAGGAGCTGTTCCCGGCCGGTTCGCGCGTGTCGCGCCCCCGCCAGGGCACCGAGGAGACGGTGGCGAACGTCGACTCCGCCGCCGTACGGGCCTTCTACGAGAAGCACGTGCGCCCCGCCACGGCCACCGCGGTCGTCGTCGGCGACCTCACCGGTGTCGACCTCGGCGCGCTGCTCGGCGACACTCTGGGCGCGTGGACCGGCTCCGCCGCCGAACCGCGCCCCGTGCCGCCGGTGACCGCCGACGACCGGGGCCGGGTCGTCATCGTGGACCGCCCCGGCGCCGTCCAGACGCAGCTGCTGATCGGCCGCACCGGTGCCGACCGGCACGACCGCGTCTGGCCCGCACAGGTCCTCGGCACCTACTGCCTCGGCGGCACCCTCACCTCCCGCCTGGACCGCGTGCTGCGCGAGGAGAAGGGCTACACCTACGGCGTGCGGGCGTTCGGGCAGGTCCTGCTCTCCGCGCCCGACGGCACCGGTGCCGCGATGCTCGCCATCAGCGGCTCCGTCGACACCCCCAACACCGGCCCGGCGCTGCAGGACCTGTGGACGGTGCTGCGCACGCTCGCGGAGGGCGGACTCACCGACGCCGAGCGCGACGTCGCCGTGCAGAACCTGGTGGGCGTGGCGCCGCTGAAGTACGAGACGGCGGCGGCCGTGGCGAGCACGCTGGCCGATCAGGTCGAGCAGCACCTGCCCGACGACTACCAGGCCGCGCTCTACCGTCAACTCGCCGCCACCGGCACCGTGGAGGCCACGGCGGCGGTCGTGAACGCGTTCCCGGTGGACCGCCTGGTGACGGTACTCGTCGGCGACGCCGCACAGATCAAGGCGCCCGTCGAGGCCCTCGGCATCGGTGAAGTCACCGTGGTGCCGGCCGAGTAG
- a CDS encoding M23 family metallopeptidase produces MAFTRATGKHRRPSRMHRTTARAAGVAALATTGVVGTLAAPALAAEPEAEQTGITPVVSIGDSVADEIDAQAAAQEQAAQLAAAREAAQEAARERAAEAAEEARQAKERAAREAERKRLNTFVSPITASYVSTAYQAGSSLWSSGSHTGIDFHASTGTTVHAVGVGTVVEAGWGGAYGNQVVIKMHDGTYTQYGHLSSIGVSVGQSVSAGQQIGLSGATGNVTGPHLHFEARTGVEYGSDIDPVAYLRSHGVNV; encoded by the coding sequence ATGGCGTTCACGCGCGCCACCGGGAAGCACCGCCGTCCCAGCCGGATGCACCGCACCACCGCCCGCGCGGCGGGCGTCGCGGCCCTCGCCACCACCGGCGTCGTCGGCACCCTCGCCGCACCGGCGCTCGCCGCCGAGCCCGAGGCGGAGCAGACCGGGATCACCCCGGTCGTCTCCATCGGCGACTCCGTAGCCGACGAGATCGACGCCCAGGCCGCCGCCCAGGAGCAGGCCGCCCAGCTTGCCGCCGCCCGCGAGGCGGCCCAGGAGGCCGCGCGCGAGCGGGCCGCCGAAGCGGCAGAGGAGGCGCGCCAGGCCAAGGAGCGCGCCGCGCGGGAGGCCGAACGCAAGCGCCTCAACACCTTCGTGTCGCCGATCACCGCCTCGTACGTCTCCACCGCCTACCAGGCCGGCAGCTCCCTGTGGTCCTCCGGCAGCCACACCGGGATCGACTTCCACGCCTCCACCGGCACCACCGTGCACGCCGTCGGCGTCGGCACCGTGGTCGAGGCCGGCTGGGGCGGGGCGTACGGCAACCAGGTCGTGATCAAGATGCACGACGGCACGTACACGCAGTACGGGCACCTGTCGTCCATCGGCGTCTCGGTGGGCCAGTCGGTCTCCGCCGGCCAGCAGATCGGCCTCTCCGGTGCCACCGGCAACGTCACCGGGCCGCACCTGCACTTCGAGGCCCGCACGGGCGTCGAGTACGGCTCGGACATCGACCCCGTCGCCTATCTCCGCTCCCACGGCGTGAACGTCTGA
- a CDS encoding GntR family transcriptional regulator, whose protein sequence is MRIPAHSVCTAIRDDIVAGVHGRGGRLTEELLARRYGVSRVPVREALRTLEAEGFVVTRRHAGACVAEPTEQEAADLLETRALLEPLGAARAARRRTEAHLKVLRGLVRLGQGRAGQGHGEDLRALDGWFHDTLVQAAGSPSLAALLTQLRRKIAWMYAAATPADPVGCWAEHGAITDAVARGDAERARALMALHTERSAPAYRLRFAPGGERTEHVRNSQRAVNTASLRY, encoded by the coding sequence ATGCGTATTCCGGCGCACTCGGTGTGTACGGCGATCCGGGACGACATCGTCGCCGGTGTCCACGGGCGCGGCGGCCGCCTCACCGAGGAACTGCTCGCCCGCCGCTACGGAGTCTCCCGCGTCCCCGTCCGCGAGGCCCTGCGCACGCTGGAGGCCGAGGGCTTCGTGGTGACCCGGCGGCACGCGGGCGCGTGCGTCGCGGAACCCACCGAGCAGGAGGCCGCCGACCTGCTGGAGACCCGCGCCCTCCTGGAGCCCCTGGGCGCCGCACGGGCCGCCCGGCGCCGCACCGAGGCCCACCTCAAGGTGCTGCGCGGGCTGGTCAGGCTCGGTCAGGGCCGTGCCGGGCAGGGGCACGGTGAGGATCTGCGGGCACTGGACGGATGGTTCCACGACACCCTCGTCCAGGCCGCCGGCAGCCCCTCCCTGGCGGCCCTGCTGACCCAGCTGCGCCGGAAGATCGCCTGGATGTACGCCGCGGCGACGCCCGCCGATCCGGTGGGTTGCTGGGCGGAGCACGGCGCGATCACCGACGCGGTGGCCCGTGGCGACGCCGAGCGTGCGCGGGCGCTCATGGCGCTGCACACCGAGCGGTCCGCTCCCGCGTACCGGCTGCGGTTCGCCCCCGGGGGCGAGCGGACGGAGCACGTGAGGAATTCGCAACGTGCCGTAAACACGGCGAGTCTGCGGTATTAA
- a CDS encoding HPr family phosphocarrier protein — translation MAERRVNVGWAEGLHARPASIFVRAATATGVPVTIAKADGSPVNAASMLAVLGLGAQGGEEIVLASDADGADAALDRLAKLVSEGLEELPETV, via the coding sequence ATGGCTGAGCGCCGCGTCAACGTCGGCTGGGCCGAGGGCCTCCACGCCCGCCCCGCCTCCATCTTCGTCCGAGCCGCCACGGCCACAGGCGTCCCGGTCACGATCGCCAAGGCCGACGGTTCCCCCGTCAACGCGGCCTCCATGCTGGCCGTCCTCGGCCTCGGCGCCCAGGGTGGCGAGGAGATCGTCCTCGCCTCCGACGCCGATGGCGCGGACGCCGCCCTGGACCGGCTGGCGAAGCTGGTCTCCGAGGGCCTCGAGGAGCTTCCCGAGACCGTCTGA
- a CDS encoding bifunctional acetate--CoA ligase family protein/GNAT family N-acetyltransferase gives MQTSSDRHEYPAHWEADVVLRDGGTARVRPITVDDAERLVSFYEQVSDESKYYRFFAPYPRLSAKDVHRFTHHDFVDRVGLAATVGGEFIATVRYDRIGAGGTPATAPADEAEVAFLVQDAHQGRGVASALLEHIAAVARERGIRRFAAEVLPANTKMIKVFMDAGYTQKRSFEDGVVRLEFGLEPTDRSLAVQYAREQRAEARSVQRLLRPGSVAVVGTGRTPGGVGRSILGNIRAAGYTGRLYAVNKAFPEDREEIDGVPACRSVRDIDGPVDLAVVTVPAERVPEVVTECGEHGVQGLVVISAGYADSGPEGRERQRALVRQARTYGMRIIGPNAFGIINTSADVRLNASLAPETPRPGRIGLFAQSGAIGIALLSRLHRRGGGVTGVTGVSTFVSSGNRADVSGNDVLQYWYDDPETDVALMYLESIGNPRKFTRLARRTAAVKPLVVVQGARHGGVAPQGHAVRGTRLPHATVSALLRQAGVIRVDTITDLVDAGLLLARQPLPSGPRVAILGNSESLGLLTYDACLSEGLRPHPPLDLTTAASADDFHAALSRALADDACDAVVVTAIPTVGEGSAGDAALAAALRSAAATVPAKPVLVVHVELGGLAEALSAAASTAPQALQPTEPQPAPAEPGGGDPTGPRSGEPYEPRTTDSSGPGAAGPGEPGATASSGTRLERSSGWPASASPHPQASASPDPQASASPDPQASAPTAPRTTDHTTPQPAGLTESRSTASTDPRPRHPAPTAEPRTAAFDTPAAPSDRSQPPTPAAPGTGTVPEDADPRGTRLIPAYPAAERAVRALAHAVAYGQWRRDAADPGKVPEYEDIDEKGAAGLIAGHLARGQGLALGDAEACELLGRYGIHVHRALPAPTPEDAVAAARAIGYPVALKATAPHLRHRADLGGVRLDLADEEQLRRAYAELTELFGTPAELRPVVQGMAPRGVDTVVRAVIDPAAGAALSFGLAGAATQLLGDMAHRLVPVTDREAKTLIRSIRTAPLLFGWRGSAPVDSAALEELLLRVSRLVDDHPEVVAVTLEPVVVAPRGLSVLSASVRLAPPPARDDLGPRTLPAY, from the coding sequence ATGCAGACCTCGTCGGACCGGCACGAGTATCCCGCCCACTGGGAGGCCGACGTGGTGCTGCGTGACGGCGGCACCGCGCGCGTCCGCCCCATCACCGTTGATGACGCCGAGCGCCTGGTCAGCTTCTACGAGCAGGTCTCCGACGAGTCGAAGTACTACCGCTTCTTCGCGCCGTACCCTCGCCTGTCCGCCAAGGACGTCCACCGCTTCACGCACCACGACTTTGTGGACCGGGTGGGACTCGCGGCCACCGTCGGCGGCGAGTTCATCGCCACCGTACGCTACGACCGGATCGGCGCCGGCGGAACGCCCGCCACCGCACCCGCCGACGAGGCCGAGGTCGCCTTCCTCGTCCAGGACGCCCACCAGGGGCGCGGCGTCGCCTCCGCGCTGCTGGAGCACATCGCCGCCGTCGCCCGGGAGCGCGGCATCCGCCGCTTCGCCGCCGAGGTGCTGCCCGCCAACACCAAGATGATCAAGGTGTTCATGGACGCCGGGTACACCCAGAAGCGCAGTTTCGAGGACGGCGTGGTCCGCCTGGAGTTCGGCCTCGAACCGACCGACCGCTCGCTGGCCGTGCAGTACGCGCGCGAGCAGCGCGCGGAGGCGCGCTCCGTGCAGCGGCTGCTGAGGCCCGGCTCGGTCGCGGTCGTCGGCACCGGCCGCACGCCGGGGGGAGTCGGCCGCAGCATCCTCGGCAACATCCGGGCCGCGGGCTACACCGGTCGGCTGTACGCCGTGAACAAGGCCTTCCCCGAGGACCGGGAGGAGATCGACGGGGTGCCCGCGTGCCGTTCGGTGCGCGACATCGACGGGCCGGTCGACCTCGCCGTCGTCACCGTCCCCGCCGAGCGTGTCCCCGAGGTCGTCACCGAGTGCGGCGAGCACGGTGTGCAGGGCCTGGTGGTGATCTCCGCCGGATACGCCGACAGCGGCCCCGAGGGACGCGAACGCCAGCGCGCCCTCGTGCGGCAGGCGCGCACGTACGGCATGCGGATCATCGGGCCCAACGCCTTCGGGATCATCAACACCTCCGCGGACGTGCGGCTGAACGCCTCGCTCGCCCCCGAGACGCCCCGCCCCGGCCGGATCGGCCTGTTCGCCCAGTCCGGCGCCATCGGCATCGCCCTGCTCTCCCGGCTGCACCGGCGCGGCGGCGGGGTCACCGGCGTCACCGGCGTGTCGACCTTCGTCTCCTCCGGCAACCGGGCCGACGTCTCCGGCAACGACGTCCTCCAGTACTGGTACGACGACCCGGAGACCGACGTCGCGCTGATGTACCTGGAGTCCATCGGCAACCCCCGCAAGTTCACCCGCCTCGCCCGGCGCACGGCGGCCGTCAAACCCCTGGTCGTGGTGCAGGGGGCCCGGCACGGGGGCGTGGCACCGCAGGGACACGCCGTGCGGGGGACGCGGCTCCCGCACGCGACGGTCTCCGCGCTGCTCAGGCAGGCCGGCGTGATCCGCGTCGACACGATCACCGACCTGGTCGACGCGGGGCTGCTGCTCGCCCGCCAGCCGCTGCCTTCCGGGCCGAGGGTGGCCATCCTGGGGAACTCCGAGTCCCTGGGCCTGCTGACATACGACGCGTGTCTCTCCGAGGGGCTGCGTCCGCACCCCCCGCTGGACCTGACGACGGCCGCCTCGGCGGACGACTTCCACGCGGCCCTGTCCCGGGCCCTGGCCGACGACGCGTGCGACGCCGTGGTGGTGACCGCGATCCCGACGGTGGGGGAGGGGTCGGCGGGGGACGCCGCGCTGGCGGCGGCCCTGAGGTCGGCGGCCGCCACGGTGCCGGCCAAGCCGGTCCTGGTGGTCCACGTGGAACTGGGCGGCCTGGCGGAGGCCCTCTCGGCGGCGGCGAGCACCGCACCGCAGGCGCTCCAGCCGACGGAACCGCAGCCGGCGCCTGCGGAGCCCGGGGGTGGCGATCCCACGGGCCCCCGGAGCGGTGAGCCCTACGAACCCCGGACCACTGACTCCTCGGGCCCGGGGGCCGCGGGGCCGGGTGAGCCTGGGGCCACCGCGTCGTCGGGCACGCGGCTCGAAAGGTCGTCGGGCTGGCCGGCCTCCGCGTCCCCGCATCCGCAGGCCTCCGCGTCCCCGGATCCGCAGGCCTCCGCGTCCCCGGATCCGCAGGCCTCCGCGCCCACGGCCCCCCGGACGACTGACCACACGACCCCGCAGCCCGCCGGGCTCACCGAGTCCCGGAGCACCGCGTCGACGGACCCTCGCCCCCGCCACCCGGCGCCCACCGCCGAACCCCGGACCGCCGCTTTCGACACGCCCGCCGCCCCGTCCGACAGGTCGCAGCCGCCCACCCCGGCCGCGCCCGGCACCGGCACTGTTCCGGAGGACGCTGATCCGCGCGGCACCCGCCTCATCCCCGCCTACCCCGCCGCCGAACGCGCCGTCCGGGCCCTCGCCCACGCCGTCGCCTACGGTCAGTGGCGGCGCGATGCCGCCGACCCCGGCAAGGTGCCGGAGTACGAGGACATCGACGAGAAGGGCGCCGCCGGACTGATCGCCGGGCACCTCGCGCGCGGGCAGGGACTCGCCCTCGGCGACGCGGAGGCCTGCGAGCTGCTCGGCAGGTACGGCATCCACGTCCACCGCGCCCTTCCCGCCCCCACCCCCGAAGACGCGGTCGCCGCCGCACGCGCCATCGGCTACCCCGTCGCCCTCAAGGCCACCGCCCCGCACCTGCGCCACCGCGCCGACCTGGGCGGCGTACGTCTCGACCTGGCGGACGAGGAGCAACTGCGCCGGGCTTACGCCGAGTTGACCGAGCTGTTCGGGACGCCCGCGGAGCTGCGCCCGGTGGTGCAGGGCATGGCTCCGCGCGGTGTCGACACCGTCGTACGGGCGGTCATCGACCCGGCGGCCGGCGCCGCGCTCTCCTTCGGGCTCGCCGGGGCGGCCACCCAGCTGCTCGGCGACATGGCCCACCGGCTGGTCCCGGTCACCGACCGCGAGGCGAAAACGCTCATCCGCTCGATCCGCACGGCACCCCTCCTCTTCGGCTGGCGAGGATCGGCCCCGGTGGACTCCGCCGCCCTGGAAGAGCTGCTGCTGCGGGTATCCCGGCTGGTCGACGACCACCCGGAGGTCGTCGCGGTCACCCTGGAACCGGTCGTCGTGGCCCCGCGCGGCCTGAGCGTCCTCAGCGCCTCCGTCCGCCTCGCGCCCCCTCCCGCCAGGGACGATCTCGGCCCGCGTACCCTGCCCGCGTACTGA
- a CDS encoding DUF5998 family protein produces MDGMAKTSTTTQGLRAAIERSGYYPALVAEAVEAAVGGEPVRSYLVHQETTFDQNEVRRHVTVLVLTGNRFIVSHTDEQAADDTSPTPYATTSTESVKLGRISSIVVSRVVANPEQYKPGTLPREIVLTIGWGAVSRLDLEPAACGDPNCEADHGYTGSSTADDLSLRVSEAGDGPETVRQALAFAQALSEATADSR; encoded by the coding sequence ATGGACGGCATGGCCAAGACCAGTACGACGACCCAGGGGCTGCGAGCGGCGATCGAGCGCAGCGGCTACTACCCGGCCCTCGTGGCCGAGGCGGTGGAGGCTGCCGTGGGCGGCGAGCCCGTGCGGTCGTACCTGGTCCACCAGGAGACGACGTTCGACCAGAACGAGGTGCGCCGGCACGTGACCGTGCTCGTGCTCACCGGCAACCGCTTCATCGTCAGCCACACCGACGAGCAGGCCGCCGACGACACCTCCCCGACGCCGTACGCCACGACGTCCACCGAGTCCGTCAAGCTCGGCCGGATCTCGTCCATCGTCGTCAGCCGCGTGGTCGCCAACCCGGAGCAGTACAAGCCGGGCACCCTGCCCCGCGAGATCGTGCTCACCATCGGCTGGGGCGCCGTCTCCCGCCTCGACCTGGAGCCCGCCGCCTGCGGCGACCCCAACTGCGAGGCCGACCACGGCTACACCGGCAGCTCGACCGCCGACGACCTGAGCCTGCGCGTCAGCGAGGCCGGGGACGGCCCGGAGACGGTGCGCCAGGCGCTCGCCTTCGCGCAGGCCCTTTCCGAGGCGACGGCGGATTCGCGCTGA